The Lepeophtheirus salmonis chromosome 6, UVic_Lsal_1.4, whole genome shotgun sequence DNA window TTGACAGTATTTATTCTTGGTGTCGATTCAAGCCTACTTTATGGAATAAACGTCTATTATATTCATTGCATAGGTACATTGACGAACATCTCATGACCTTTCTTTTCCATCTTAAAAGTTCATATGAATAAATCACCTATAATCTacaactaaaaaatgaattaaatatgacAAACGGTCCAGCTAGTCTCTGTTGATAGCCTTGCTAGAGCCTCTGACGTAATATGTATGACCTGTATTAGATAGAACATATGAGTTTTTCATGAcaaagtagaagaaaaaaagtgttcTTTTTAAGCACATTCGGTTCCAATTTGGTGACGAAATTAATTGCTGGCACCAAATTGGAAACAAGTATCCGTTCACATATGAACAGAATCCTCctcctaaataaatatattagaataattaatcatcacatataatattaattacgtAGTAGGAATGGTACTCGAGGTTATAGAGATTTTGCCTACTGATGACGTAGCTAAGAATCCTATATACATCACTTTTTCTCTATTCAGCGTGAAAATAGTAAAAGAAGCCACGCATTCTCCCGCTTGTTAAATAATAGGCAGAACCggcaaagaagaagaatatgatgtcagggttaccatatatGAAGTTGAGGCACgcccgatatttttttttaagaaaaagaaaaaaaaaatattttcctctctCTTCCCTTTTATTATTGTGACAGTCCCTGCCCGAGCTAGGTTGTGTTTATTCTGGTTGCTGTGTACTACACAAATATTTTTCGTAGCTGTGACATATTTCTTTCACTTGCAGCTGTTTTTcaggtatttattatttatatataaattattacttatattatttgtgaACTCCCTCCcaatttgttaatttgttaCGCCTTCTATTGAcgaaataaaacaacaattattgcTGTTAATAGCAAGGgatttctgttttttgttttttttgtaggggTGGAAGTTAAATGCAGTTTGATACTCACTTTTGGTTGAAAAGAAGATTAACTTGTTGGAATtgcacatatataatttataggcaatttttttaagagaaatataattaattatgtttgtacTTCTATGTATTTTAGACGCACTGAAGGTGGAAAATCTTCAAATCTGGAACTTGTTGAAAGAGTTCTTTCTTGACGTCACAGTCAAGTAGGAGGGAAAAACTGAGAATCAAAGTCGGCAAAAGAAGTGCACTTGCCTGAATTACCGGGAAAATTGAAGAGTGCATTGTCGTCAAACCCCACTGAAAGGAGTTATCCGTTTGAGTAACTTAATATCTGGAGTAGATTTCGTGTCCTCGGTGAATGCCCAAAGTATGGGTGAGCCGGATATTGTAGTGATACGGGTTTGTAAAGACCAAGGGATTCAAAAGTTGAAGAACCAATGGAGCAAAAAATACCCGAAACTTAAGTCATGCTACGTTCCATTAGAGAAACTTCCGTTGTCAGAAGGAGGGCCCATAAAAAGTACTAAGGATCCCAAACCTGTCCATAAAAATGTGAGAAGGAAATCCAATAAAAGTATTTCACGTACTTCTAAGAATGGGCAACGATCTAAACCAAAGTCTAACGAACTCGATAAAGTTTCTACTAAACCCATAGATGTGGTGGTTATGGAGAGTAAACTTGAAGACTTTCCCTTTAAAAAGCCTATGAAATTGAACAAAGTAGAACCGAAAGTTTTGGCTGATGATGAACCATTAATAGTACACGAAGGGCCACACAATAGCAAGAAAAAGATGTCtccattaaaagaaaaagaattaaaaatcatGTCCGAGATCAAACTTCCACCCGAAACCAAATTAACCCCTTTTCCTAAAGAGTATACTGATATGGCATCAATCATATACCATAACTGTTTTCAAATCAATGCATTACCCGGTCAAAATACACCTGCCAGTATTTATGTCCAGTTGATAGAGAACCATCGTAAAAATTGTCACAGATGTGACGCAATGATATGTGCAAAATTTTCTAAAACCCCATCACTTTTTGATCCCTATGTTGACAAAACCTTTCAACTAATGGAAATGGAAAAGCAGCTTCGGGAAACTCAAATGATTCTCAAAATGAGCGAAGAAGCTCGGGCAATAATGGATAATATGTATGAAGAAAAACTTAGTGCTAATCTTGtagaaattaatgaattaaagcGTATGATACAAGTTCTTATACAAGAAGAAGTCCCCAAAGATACAGCTGAGGTCCTGGAGCATCAGACACAGCCGATTCTTGAAACGAAGGAGAGAAAGTATTATACAAGTTGTGGATACAATATGATGAACATGACGGCTCTCCGTGAGGCTCTAAATAAAGCACAGAAATGTGGACAtggtaatatttaattcattagtatatttatagcgctaatatttatgtacttttaatatttttataggaaatttaattattctcgAACATGAAGATGAGCGAGATCACTTAGCCTCTCGACTTGTATTCTTATGTCAAACttgtaaaaatgaaactattttttatacatcCGGATTTTCCTCTAAAACACCCGGATATTTCACTATCAATAAGGCTGTTTTGAACACTTTGGGACCTAATGCATTTTTCAAACTCGTTGATTTTGTGAAGCACACACCTTTTTCCAAACCAGCTAAGTTCATGGGTCCATTTCTTTCTGATAAGGATGGAACTAAAgacaaagttaaattaatacttGGGATTGATAAGTTTGAGTTCGAAGATTGGACAAAATTAGACCCTACAGCTCAGAAGCGTTCCTCCGTAGATTCCCGTGACGACGAAATAGAAATAATTGAAACAGGTGATCATGAAGGAAAACGtatcaaaataaagaatctTGAGCCTATCGTGAATCTCAGAAACGAGGACTATGGAAGTCTTGTTCATTCTAATAAAAAGAACCTTTCCGTTGTAGATGAgctaaaattagaatatttgagAAAGAATCCTGATAGACCAAGACTCCTATTCCCAGAACTCCCAGTAAGGCCTAAAATAGCACCTAAACCGATTTCTCAACTTTTGGCAAGTCCTCCAAAGCAATCAGTGACGGTTCATTCCGATCTTACTCCCAttattaattctaataataGCATCAATAACTCAAACATTGTAAATGGCGGTACAAAGGCCATTATCAATACAGTCGATAAATCACCATCACTTTCAACACAAAATAAGGCATTATCGTCTCTACCTCCTATACTTAAGATTAAGCCATCTAAAGATTTACCTCCTGGAAGTAGGATTCTTAGTATAGCCCCTGGAACTAAATTAATGAGTACCAATGTATGCCATTCAACAAAACAAGATACGGGGCTGAGTCATGGTGTTTATCGCGTCATAGAtgataaaaacaatgaaaagatTCTTATCATCAAGGATTTACAACAACCTGGCTCTCCGCCCGTtgcaaatattgttaatttgaaAGCTGTTAAAACGAATAAATCAAGTTTGAGGGTTCCGTCATTGGTCTCGCAAGGTATTGCATTACCAATCGAAGAAACTGTGAATAAAGTAACAGTTACTTCTCTTCCCACAGTTTCAACCCTTCATAATTCAACgtcttataaattaaattcaccCTTCGGTGTTCATAAAGTTACGAAAATAGATATGAAAACTCATGTTCTCAACACAAATGGTATTAATTCTTCTGCCCCAATCAAGTGTACAACAAAAGTAGTGTCTGCATCCCTTCCTCTAACGACTAATGGGATTACAAATTTGATTCCAACTCACCAATTAATTCCTCCACCTTCTACAAAGCCTCTTAAAACCCTAATGACTACACCTTCTACTAGCATTTTGAAAATTCCACTTTCAAATAATGCAAATGATGCTCAACCCACTAAAACTagttcaaataaaagaaaagccCCTTCAGAAAGTGTCTCTGCTTTAAAAGAGACACAGGCGACGCTCCTctctcttaaaaataattggtaTGAGTCTCCAGTACAAGAATCGGATCCGTTAGCGGATCCACTTGGCAGCGATGATATTAATATGGATTCAGAGTCAACAAAGGTAgatgataataatattgaattgaagTCTTCAAATAATCCTTTGGTTAAGATAGTAAGCATTTTACCTGAAGAAGACGAGGTCGGAGGTAGTGGAGATGATGATAAACTTGTACCTTTATTGAAATGTGATATAGAAACGGAAAGCGatattatattggaaaatacacAAAAGAGAATGAAAATAAGCTGTTAGGCACAtctattattatgttataaaattgttGATGAAGTAATACTTCAgagatataatattaattttcaatttttcatcgAATATTTATGAAGTCAACTATGtgtttttttcctccaaatcGTTTTAATATTATCCAACTTTTAACTCGTAATTATGTGGACTCAATATTATCCATTATTCAAATACTTTcccctaatttaaaaaaaatatatatatcaaatcaaattcaataattatcgAGTTCTATAAGTTAAAATCTAATAATGGAGATACATTAGTAGGAAGTATTGCTTCtgatataaattaacattatattcACACTTAAAGAATATCAGTCTATGTATAATTTCTTTGTTGTTAATATTCGAACTAATTCGTAATAAATAGTATCGAAAGTATATAGTGATTAAAGCGATTTGTGTGCTTAATTTATACAAGTTTAGGGCAGGGATTCCTAAACTTTTTATAACTCTTGAAGCTCCTAgtcgtaattattaattagagaACAGCAAATTTTGCCCAAATATAACCTTGCAGAGTCCTATACGATACATTTTGGAGCCTCAATTGGGGATCACTGCTCTAACAAATGGTTTACTACTACAAAAAGTGTAAATTCGAGTGCTCTTGAATACAAAATTCGACACACAGTCCGAATAGATCAATGCAAAAAACTTTTATCCGAAGTGAAGAGAAATAATCCTATTTTGTATTAGTACATTAGTGACCTATATATAAGgcaataaaacaaaagaaactttTCATTACCTTAATAAATTACATCACAATTGACGAAAACGCCATCTTGGGGATCAAAGAGGATATTTTTACTAGACAAAATTGACCAATtcccaataaatcttgatgaaattttatcaaatggttttaagaaTACTAAAAGACTTAACATCTTTAATGAATattacttgatgccaatgatagaATAGGGCAATACTAGATTAAGTATTCATTGAATagggatatttgaattaaagcaatgtaatatgtacagaaaatccttaaaaatagctagatttgtacaattattatttttttaatcaatttgggaccaaaaaaacatgtttattgcattgtaatagttaatttttagatACACTGTGAAAATTAGGttgtataatgatgtaataacatattttaaatatattttagggtcagatatacaaaaaaaactagcattagagggatacatttttgatagacagtgaggtttaagtaatttttgttgttgttcccATTTCGACATTTAATAGTAAAGtacttttcttaatattaattgcaTAAGGGTTTTTATGCTTGTAAGTTTGGTTGTTTAAgacagggattctcaacctttttccAGAGATGTGctccttgtaaaatatttttttgagacaaGTACC harbors:
- the LOC121119499 gene encoding uncharacterized protein, which translates into the protein MGEPDIVVIRVCKDQGIQKLKNQWSKKYPKLKSCYVPLEKLPLSEGGPIKSTKDPKPVHKNVRRKSNKSISRTSKNGQRSKPKSNELDKVSTKPIDVVVMESKLEDFPFKKPMKLNKVEPKVLADDEPLIVHEGPHNSKKKMSPLKEKELKIMSEIKLPPETKLTPFPKEYTDMASIIYHNCFQINALPGQNTPASIYVQLIENHRKNCHRCDAMICAKFSKTPSLFDPYVDKTFQLMEMEKQLRETQMILKMSEEARAIMDNMYEEKLSANLVEINELKRMIQVLIQEEVPKDTAEVLEHQTQPILETKERKYYTSCGYNMMNMTALREALNKAQKCGHGNLIILEHEDERDHLASRLVFLCQTCKNETIFYTSGFSSKTPGYFTINKAVLNTLGPNAFFKLVDFVKHTPFSKPAKFMGPFLSDKDGTKDKVKLILGIDKFEFEDWTKLDPTAQKRSSVDSRDDEIEIIETGDHEGKRIKIKNLEPIVNLRNEDYGSLVHSNKKNLSVVDELKLEYLRKNPDRPRLLFPELPVRPKIAPKPISQLLASPPKQSVTVHSDLTPIINSNNSINNSNIVNGGTKAIINTVDKSPSLSTQNKALSSLPPILKIKPSKDLPPGSRILSIAPGTKLMSTNVCHSTKQDTGLSHGVYRVIDDKNNEKILIIKDLQQPGSPPVANIVNLKAVKTNKSSLRVPSLVSQGIALPIEETVNKVTVTSLPTVSTLHNSTSYKLNSPFGVHKVTKIDMKTHVLNTNGINSSAPIKCTTKVVSASLPLTTNGITNLIPTHQLIPPPSTKPLKTLMTTPSTSILKIPLSNNANDAQPTKTSSNKRKAPSESVSALKETQATLLSLKNNWYESPVQESDPLADPLGSDDINMDSESTKVDDNNIELKSSNNPLVKIVSILPEEDEVGGSGDDDKLVPLLKCDIETESDIILENTQKRMKISC